One region of Bacteroidota bacterium genomic DNA includes:
- a CDS encoding ABC transporter ATP-binding protein, protein MIHLQNISKKYEDKVVLNIEDLQIPKGQSFGLVGNNGAGKTTMFSLLLDLIKPTSGHITNQEIQVNKSTSWKEFTSSYIDESFLIGYLTPDEYFDFIASLRGVNKTDLKEFLEQFEELFNGEILGVNKYLRDLSKGNQKKAGIVATLIGNPEVIILDEPFANLDPSTQFRLKNILKTLNENKEVTILISSHDLNHVTEVCERIVVLEKGCMVKDMNRSEGALQELEEFFKVE, encoded by the coding sequence ATGATACACCTGCAGAATATTTCAAAAAAATACGAAGACAAAGTTGTTTTAAATATCGAAGACCTTCAAATCCCCAAAGGTCAGTCGTTCGGACTGGTTGGAAACAACGGTGCGGGGAAAACAACAATGTTCAGCCTCCTACTTGATTTAATAAAACCCACAAGCGGACATATTACAAATCAGGAAATTCAGGTAAATAAATCTACTTCCTGGAAAGAATTTACATCTTCGTATATCGATGAGAGCTTTCTTATAGGATATCTCACTCCTGATGAATATTTCGATTTTATAGCTTCATTGCGCGGAGTGAACAAAACCGACTTAAAAGAATTCCTCGAACAATTCGAAGAACTTTTTAACGGTGAAATACTCGGTGTAAACAAATACCTTAGAGACTTATCGAAAGGTAACCAAAAAAAGGCAGGTATAGTGGCAACACTAATCGGCAATCCCGAAGTTATAATACTGGATGAACCTTTTGCCAATCTTGACCCGAGTACGCAGTTCAGATTAAAAAACATCCTTAAAACTCTTAACGAAAACAAAGAAGTAACAATACTTATTTCGAGTCACGATCTGAACCACGTAACCGAAGTATGCGAGCGTATTGTTGTTCTGGAGAAGGGTTGTATGGTTAAAGATATGAACCGAAGCGAGGGAGCCTTACAGGAGCTCGAAGAATTTTTTAAGGTGGAGTAA